Below is a window of Gaiellales bacterium DNA.
ACGGGGCCGGGACAGGCTCCGTGCGCTCGATCGACCGCCGGTCTGGCAAGATTGCGGCGTGGAACGCGTCCTCGGAATCGGCGGGTACTTCCTGCGGGCGGCCGACCCGGCCGCCCTCGGCGTCTGGTATCGCGAGTGCCTGGGCCTCGACGCCGACGAGAACGGCGTCTGGCGGCAGGAGGACGGCATGACGGTGTTCGCGACGTTCGACCACGACACCGAGTACTTCGGCTCCCGCACCCAGCAGACCATGCTCAACGTCCGCGTCCGCGACCTCGATGCGATGCTCGCGCAGCTGCGCGACAGGGGCGCGGACGTCGACCCCGAGACCCAGGAGATGGAGGGCGTCGGCCGGTTCGGCTGGGTCACCGATCCGGAGGGCAACCGGATCGAGCTGTGGCAGCCCGGC
It encodes the following:
- a CDS encoding VOC family protein encodes the protein MERVLGIGGYFLRAADPAALGVWYRECLGLDADENGVWRQEDGMTVFATFDHDTEYFGSRTQQTMLNVRVRDLDAMLAQLRDRGADVDPETQEMEGVGRFGWVTDPEGNRIELWQPG